The window CTTGCAAGAGCTCCAGCATTGGAGGATGAAGTGTTGAATGTACACCATGAGACTTTCTTTTAGCCGGTTAGGAAATTTCACATTCAAGGGGTTTTTGTTTGTTGCTACCCCCTTGGACGTTGGAGAACATACAAGGAACGAAACAAGCTTCAGAGATTGATTTGTCTGGCGCATTGGCGTAATCATCTGAATACATCTTGCACATGGCCTGTGTCGGCCTGGCCTGTTTATGCAGCCTACATAATCAGAAGAAtgaaccataagaattgaaaataacTGTTAAGTATCCAGAATGTATTAAACTCAACTATCTGAACCTAACTTTATACATCCTACCACGAAATCACTGGTTCTCAAACTACTGATTTTGCCGTTTTAGATGTCATCCGTATAGCTTTCATGGGTACCAGAATGATCTCGACTATCCGAACCTAACTTTAGATAGAAAATGCCTACCACAAAATCACCGATTCTCAAACCACTACAAAGTGCACAGTTTCTAGCGCTTTGCTGAGTATTTTTGTGGCTCAACATGATCTTGTAGCTTTTAGCAAAAAAGTCGGCTTCACTTTGTGCTTTCGGTTACAACCAAACAAATGCACTACAGCAGAACTAAACAGATTAGCAAGAACATGAACCGCTTCATGAACAGATTGGAACATGATGCTCATAAATCGCATTTACCATGATAGTATACCTTGAAGAGCACTCTGCTTGCCCAGGAATATGACAATTACACAATCGTGTGCCAAAGGGATAACGTCCAAAAACGAAGTTACAAAGAGATGACAAACACAAACAGATAAAATGCTTTGCTTGAAAGCGCACTTAAATAATTTAATCTGCTTATACAGTAAAATTTCAGACAACAATGTAGCACATACTGGTTTGGATAAAGCAAGTGTTCAAAATTTGTAGCCTGATCTCTCTTGCCCACACTCAGATCACCTACTGCTGAGGTCCAGGGTAGCCTTGCATCGGAGGGCGTGGCGGAGGTGCTCCAGGAGTAAAGTTAGCCATTGGACCACcagaaggaggtggaggtggtattGAACGCGGAGGACCATTTGCAAGCGGAGGcggagggggtggaggttgaagaccgCTCATTGGTGGTGGCGGGATCCTAGGGGGCATTCCCATAGGTGCATTCGGTGGAGGTGGCGGCAGAGCCTGTGGCTGGGATGGTGGCCTTGGTGGAGCACCAGGAGGGCCTCCTGTCCCATTTGGGACAGTACCAGGAGCTGCTGGTTGTCTGTTAATCTCCGGTGCTCTTGGCTTGAAGTATAGTTGCAGCTGTCGTTAAAAAAAGTGAAAGTTGTGAAACAATATTGCTTATAAAGGCAGCTAAATGAAATGGCAAAAAACTGCATAGAAAAACTCACAATGTATGACTTCTTGTCCGGATCCCAATACGAGAAAAACTTGTCTGTTGATTTGTCAATCTCTGTGCTTGGTATCTGCAAATAACAGACAGTATTAAGTATATACACATTGGCTAATGGGTCTGATGCAGCAGAACTTTGCAAGAGATGCACCTTAAAGCCAATGACTTCATAGGGCTCCGCTGCAAAAAGCAGATATTGGTACCTCTTATCCCAAGATTGGATTTTCTGTAAAACAATAGTAGTAAATTAGCAAATGGAAGATTATTAACAGTAAAGCAACATATATCAGGCTGATGATGCTCACACATTAGCCCAGGGCCCTTTAATACCTGTTCATATGATGCCATGAAACGGTGCCTTGGCTTGCTATTATCTTCGATTTCAGGATACTCAATCTGAAAACAGAATGCCAAAATTTGTCACTCCACTACCCCAGTGTACATGGTTATTTAAATGCTCATAACAAGAGAAATCGATAAGAGAAACTGGCTGATTATGTAGCTATTTGTCACTATTCTGAATGTGTTAACTCTTCAGTAAAGGCTGCTTTATCAAAAGATAAACTTCTAGATAGCATTGTAAAATTGATTTGCCAACGGGAGGCAAGTAAAACTGTAGAAAGAACATACTAGTATATGAATAAACTATAAAAGTTGGAAACGAACCTAACTTAACTGGTATCACTATAAGATCCTTGCCATTTGTAATTCAGATGCCTACATGACATGACAAATGACATCGATTGAAAAATGACAAAACAGTGTCTCTAGATACAGAAGATGGTAATCGAACTTATTTGATCATGTACAAATCCTCTATTGACCAACTCTGAGAACAAGATGTACAAGCACGATAAATACTAACCTCAAAGAGAAAAGAGTGTTGCTTCGTGTCAGGATCATACTGTTTAGTTACTGTATATCCAGGTCTGCCAATCTTAACTGCAAAGCAAAGAAACATAGTTATAACTTATGAGGATAGTTACCAAGATAACACAATTAGGTGCAGAAAACAAAATAGCATAGCTGTACTACCAAACTGGAACAGAATACAAGGGTCTAAATAGCTAATAAAAAACAACGCCTTTGATGTTTGAACATTTCCGGAATCGGTGGAACAAAATTAAGCCTAGCTTCCGATAGATTTGTCTGCCCTGTGAAGAACTTCTTTTCGAAACTGCTGTACCACAGAAAGTTATCAGAAGTATCCAGTGTTCCAAGCATGAATGCTTATGCCACATGGCCATTAGTTCAGCAACACCAAAAATCATATCACTAAAATTTAAATAGTCCACAGCAGCTTTTCAAGGCTGTTTTAGATGTATCCTCTTTATCTAGATTTGAAGACAACCAAGCAACCCAATATCAACCTTATAGACACTTGGGTTCCCTTTAATTAATCAAGGGATATTATTTATCGGAACAGGGTATTACTTTTCATTGTTGCCTTATTGATATATCAATAGTTAAAGACACGCCTAAACCGTGGATAAAAATGAAGATCGGACTAATGTGAAGTTAATGTTCACATTCTGCTATCCAACAAAACGCTCTAATTTGGCCGTCCCACTCTCATGCCTAAAATTATCAGAACACAAAGCAAGGTATAAGATTGTTAGTTGACGGGGCAAATTTGACACACAGGGATATTCATCCATCCTGCAACAGTCCTCAACTAGTGTGCTTGCAACACTGAATACACAAATAAACGTTATGAATTCACATCGAGATGAAACTTGAAATACCACCAAGATCTTCAAAAACAAAAAGACCTGATATGATCATTGCCTCCCTCAAAACGTCAAGTACATTCATTACAAAAGTAAAGAGATCCAAGGCTATATGCAACTCGGTATGGCTCACACTAAGTACCCTGAACAAACCTAGCGCAATAACATTACTGAAACCGATAAAAAAACACAGACCAAGCATCTGCAGAACTAAAATAGCAGGCCCTACCCAGTCAAAAAAAAGGCAGGCCCTGCATAGTGGAACGATGCAAAGTCACGGCAGCTTATGAGAGAACCTTAATTCTACTACTAGTAAACTGCTCAGGTAAAAAAACAGTGAGAGTTAATTCTTTACGCACCAGACTTGCGGGGCGCGAGCTTGCGCTTGTTTGGCTGGGGCTGCGCGGGCGCGTCCTTGGCCTCGCGGGCGGCACGCTTGGCGAGGTTGGTCTGGTGCCGCTTCCCCTGCGTGTGCGCGAGGTAGTTCCCCTCGTTGTTGTGGAGCGTCAGGCAGAGCTTGCACTCATAGCTTGACACACGAGAAAACGAGCGGAATCAGCGGGCAGAGCTATGCGAATCGAGAGCACGAAGAATCTAGGGTTTTGCGGGCGGGGGGGATTACCTGCCGAGATGGTTTCGCATGAAGTAGGGGTCCTTGGCGAGGTCGATGGTCTCGAGCGCGAGCCGGCGCAGGCGCTCCCGCCGGTCGATGGCCTCATTCTGGGAGGTGGCGGCGCCGCCGCTGCCGGGCTTGGAGCCCCACTCGCGGTCCATGGCGTCTGCTCGGCTCGGCCGCCTCTCGAGGGTCGAATCGCCAGACCTCCGGCTTCGGTTCGATAGTGTTTGTTGCGGCTCTGGTCGGTTTTACTAGAAGGTCCTTCAACCGACCCAAGCCCAACTTACCGACCCGCACTCAAGTGTGTGTGGTGAGCGTGGCACGGCATCTTGCCTGGATGGGCTTTACCTGGGCTTTTGTCTGTCTGTAAAAGAAACAAACCCAAACAACACGACTATAAATTTTTTAAACGTATATTCGGTGCACTCGAAGTTTATGTGCGACGCCCGATGTTCAAAATTGATGATAAATTTTCTCTGTTTTTTGAAATAAAATATGTCCATGTTATATATCTACATGCCATAAGTTTTAACTTATAAATTCAACTCACAgcttataaaaaaagagaaattaTGCTATGAATAGCGGTTAATTTGAATTGGCTATGAATTGAGCCATTAACACTGCCACTTTTTTTAAGGGGAACATTGCCACTGTTGAATTTGTTGTTTCCGTCTCTCAAGCTCTAAGTTGAGTATGCAATCGAAACTTTATCAAATATTAGAtgcatggtgtgtgtgtgtgttatactGAGTATTTTCGTATATATATTTACAACTTATAACATGAGTTTTTATGTTGGATGCACCGATTGCACAAAAACTCCATGATAAAATGCTCTACCAATGTAACTGTGATCTCCACAGGCTGCAACAGCACCCTCGATGAAGGCCAGGTGATGCANNNNNNNNNNNNNNNNNNNNNNNNNNNNNNNNNNNNNNNNNNNNNNNNNNNNNNNNNNNNNNNNNNNNNNNNNNNNNNNNNNNNNNNNNNNNNNNNNNNNNNNNNNNNNNNNNNNNNNNNNNNNNNNNNNNNNNNNNNNNNNNNNNNNNNNNNNNNNNNNNNNNNNNNNNNNNNNNNNNNNNNNNNNNNNNNNNNNNNNNNNNNNNNNNNNNNNNNNNNNNNNNNNNNNNNNNNNNNNNGTTGTTAGTGAAAATGATGTAATAAGTTTTCCCTCCTTTTTAGACTATTTGCTTCTGGGTTGCGGCCAGAGCGCTTTTAGGCATTCTGCCATAAGATTGTAATTTTGTTTTTCTACTCCTTCAGTTGTAAGGGGGCTTGTTTTGCTATTACTGAATACTTTGATTCATTGATATAAATGGAACCGCGGACATGGTCCCTTTCCttctaaaaatatataaaaataaagATTTTCTAATTTTGTCGGTAGTTTGACAAATATTATGAGCAAATGTTGTACCACTAATGGATAAATACTTCGGTCACTATCAGACTTTGTCGGGATTATTATAAGAAATTAAATTAAGCACTTTCACAATTGAAACCATTCAGCTACGCATCAAAGGCGATAGCTCACGATAGCCACGTCGGCAACGGTACGAGACAAAAAAAGATTTATCAGGCCCATCACATCGTTTGCTTTTTATTATAAGAAAAAGACAGGAGGAGAAAATCGCCTTCACAGCCCCTTCTCCGCCCTCCGCCTCGTCCTCTTCTCCGGCGCCGCCACCCCACCCCTTCTATCCAGCGGTGTCGCCTCTCCTTCCCGGTATGTgagccgccgcccctcctcctcctcctatctcccgccgtCTCGCCGCTGCAGTCGTCCCCGTGAGCAAGCTATCTAGGCTAGGGTTCAtcggaaagaaaggaaaaaaaaatccCCATTCCCTCCGCCGTCTCCTATGCCCCGCTGCCCGCCTACTCTTCCTCTCTGCAGCATCGTGTTTATCCTTGACGCAGAAGGATAGCGCAGACTGAAGAGACGCCCTGCCGTCGTGCTCCTTTTTGTAGGGACGGGGACGGGAAagggaggcccgagggcggcaagtTCCGTCGGATGGTAGCGGCCGTCGCCTCGGAGGGCGCAGGGGGAGGCGCGCTGCTCGCGTCGCTCATGGAGCCCTGCGAGGCGCTCTCGTTCTGCACGGAGGACGCCGGGGGCTACTTCCCCGTGGAGTCCACCGCCCGGGCGCTTGTGCGGCTGGCCGACGCCGAGGTCGCCAGCCCCGGCGAGATGCTGCTCGCCGTGCGCGCCATCACTTGCAGGTATTTTCAGGAATGGAGAGAAGCACCCTTCTCTCTTGTGTGATGCAGCTTCGAGTTCTTTGTTTCACTGAGTATTTTTGAAAGAACTAATTGATCTTCAAAATCCAAATATATGTACAATTCAGATATTTCACTGAGCTTCTGTTTTTGTGGAAAGCAAATATATGTACTCCAAAATCCAAATTGATCTTCTGAGTCAATTACTATGGCATATTTTTTCCTCATCTACATACTTTTACTGTTTTACAGATTGGTTTTTTGCCTTTTTGTGGCATCTTTCGTTTCATCTGTTAAGATAGCCACAACCAGTGACTTAAACCTCTAATATCTTGAGTCAAGATTCCTTCTTAAAGTGAAAACTTCCGTTTATTCTGCTGCTGCAATGATTGGCCATCTATATATTTGGCTCTGGCTTACAGGTGGCATTTCTTTTCCCTTTTCTATAGGATAGAACTTTTCACTGTAAGCTGCTAACTTAGCAGTAACCTACTATTCAATTTACATGTTGTGACTACAGATAACAAGGTTTGTATTTTCTACTCAGGTGGTTGGATATTAGTTATGAAGGTTGTCCCTGGATTTTTGCTCTATCGAGGACTGCATGACCTTGGTCAATATGCATTCTTGGAAATTCTCTGGGAGCCAGCCATAAAGAAGGAATTTCTACTGTATCTTGTGGCATTCTTAGTCAGGTAGGTCCCATCTTCCATCCTTTGTTTTATGTTTCTTCTATTGTTTAGTTTTCTTGATAACCAGTTATAGTATTGGTCTTACACATGTATTCTTATTCTTTGTTTGTGAGGATAAACATTTCTATGCTCGCTTTTGTAGGTACTAAATATAACCAGATGAACTGTTTTTGCAAACGACTGAGTGCTAATTGCACGAGTTCAAAGATTAAGCTGAGTCCGATCTATTTTTCTGTCAATTTAGTTTGAAGGTAAATCGTTTTACAGTCATCCCGTTAGAACTTGACCAGACAACATGCATGGTGGTTTGTAGTTTGTTGACATAAATGTCAAACAGTTTATATCTGCATAATTCTAGAAGTGCTCTCTTATAATAATCCTCGGTACAAGTTGTATCAGACTAGCAGTATAATGTTGGATGAATTGATTTAATTAATTAGTGACTATTTTTACATGAGATGATCATTAACTTTAGTTATGTATGTGAAATATGCATAAAGAATTTTTTGTGTTGTGCCCATGTCGCATGCATATATGATTTCCTTTTGCTACGTATGTATTCATGTATATACCACATCCATTTGGCTAAGTTGCTTGCCTTGCTTACTTCTACAAATAAAGTCGTTTCATATTGGAATTATGAAACATGATTTCTATTTTCCTTGAAGACCAAGGaatcatattttatttattttctggaaaAGATCAACATGCTAATTTTTCCTTAGTCTTATCCAGAATTTGTTATTGCCATCAGAAGGTGTACTACTTGACCATGCAGGATACAAGGTGTCACGATGATTTGATGAGGTAAGGTAATCGTTGAGTCATGTTGTCAAATGCTAATGGATGGAATTTCTAATGTATGGCTGGAACAACAAGTCGGTGATGATATTGCGACGTCTTATTTGAGAACTGTAGACATGGTTTGCCACGCTGGACCTTGTGAAGATTATGTCTGTTCTTTGTTTAAGACTAATTGTACACATTCATGTTGCAAATATTTCTTCGGTTTCTGTTCTCAAGGGTATAGTAATGCAGAAATGGCTAAATTTTACAAATTGTAGTACTTCTTGTGAGCAAGCATTCAGTTCAAAAGCTGCCTAACATGCTGGTAACTTGCTAAATTAGGCATATAAtattataattttagtttcatctgAGAACTTCTCTTTAAGACAATGGCAGTGAACATTTGTTTCCGACAATGACAGTGGATATCGTATATTTTGCTCTCTAAAAATGAACTATTGTGGTGTTGTTCACCTATCAATGTGCCATGTTTTCTATCTAAGAATATGCCACatttgctaaataaaccagctcatTAAAGTGATGGACAACTAAATACTTTTTATAGAGCTAAAATAATATATAGGCAACCAAACAACCTTCCCTTTCAAAAAAAAGCCAAGCAAACATCTGGGTAACTTCCTGGCGCGGTGGAGCACCCTTGCCCACTAGTACATATTGTGAACCCTCAACTCATACAATTTTGAAGAAAACATGAATTGGATATATGGTGCATTTTCTTCAAAGTATGGTATATTTAGTTGGAAAGAATGACATTTTGTGAAGGAAGAAACTGCCTTAAATCCCTTATGATAAGCATGCGGTTGATCTGGGTGCAACTCATATGCACCAGAATACTTGGCTATAGCATGTTTTGTTAGATCCATTCTTAAGAAAATGCATTATTCTTGAAAGGCGGCACGCTCACTGCAGCTTGACCACGTCATCCCTGCCAATGCCGATTAGCTCAGCCTTGGTGGCGGCGGGCTCCTGGACCACCTCAAGCAGGCGCCTGCGGCGGCGGCCGACATGTGAGGTATGCTCTTTGGTACTAACTCTTCATTCTCGACATCTGGTTGTGTCTGTTCCTCATATTGTCTCCAAATACCGGTGCGAAAAGGCTTTCTTCTAGATCTGCTCATTATGGTTCTCCAAATACAATACATTCAATGATATtgtagtttttgtgggcttgttCTTTATAAGAAAATAATTGTACACATAGCACTATAGTTAGAAGCAGGTCTACGAAGGCATGGCTTCAAAATTCCATATACATGTTTTGTTCCTTTTCCTTTCCATATCTATGGTTTTCATACTAATTTATGTTTTCCCCTCAAGGGAGGACATGTGTATTTGAGAGAGGGTTATGGAAAAGAAGGGGCTGGACTAAGAGGAAGGAGTGGAATCACATGATGTGCATTGCATTTCTGTCTATGCAATCCAGTTATATACTGataaggctttatacaataataagCTCCCTATCTGTTGAACGTCACAATTAGTACAGAGGCACAAGTCATTTCTGACAATTGAAGAtcaaacaaacaatactgcagaattATGCCAACATAAGTTTTTGATGTACATTGAGCTTGTCAGTTTTACTGTCACCTTTAATTTTGGAGACATGGCTAACTATTTTCTCCACTATTTGGCATCTTCCTATGTTCATCTTGACAGTCTGGCTTTCTATGATCTTGTTTTCTATTTGCAGGGGCAAATTATATTTCAATGATACAAATGGCTGATGTTAGTTTTGGTATATATGTGGTCAAGAAGGTTGTCAAGTAGTGATGGCCTCAGATTTGTTATGGGGCAGTTTTTTTTAATAGAGCGCTTCTTGCGCACAAGCACTGGAACCATCGGTCTATGACATACATGATTCTCTATAACTTCTACCAGAATGCTTTCTTTGTGTTAATGCTCTTCTGGTACATATTCCCTCCTCTGTGTGTTTCTCATATGATGTAAGCTCAGTATATCTGTGTTACCTTTGTTACCTGTCACCTACAATTTGACTATCCAAATGTATGAATATACGGAAGAATCATCCCGCACTCCCTTTTGGCCTTTTTGGACCTCTTGTAATGTACACTGGTCTAATTAAGTTCTTAATGAATTGATTTAGGCACACTACATATTCTGTAACTCTTGTGCTGATAGATTAGAGTACTGCTTTCTATTCCATTATCTGCACATCAATTCCCACAGTAGTGGTTGATATTCTAGAAGACTTACTCATAATAGTCATAATACCCTTCTTTATTGTCTGAGACTATTGAGGCAAAGCTTCAAAATGAGGGCTACAACCTGACACTCTTCTGAAACATAATGGTAGATACCTTGTAACAAAGCCTTGTCCTTTCCTATGTACATTTCTTCACATATAATATCAGTTCTGTTTCATGTAGCAGTCTTCTTTGTTAGTAATGTTCCATGTTTCTGTTTACATGTACGTTCATTAATTTTCCCGTTTGAACCCCCTTAATTAGTAAGGTGAGCTCACAAGCTTGGGTCCTAAACCACAAGAGCTCGAGAAAGTCGTCATACATTCCTTCTGCAGGACACTAGCAACCTCGGATACAAGTACCCGTGGT is drawn from Triticum dicoccoides isolate Atlit2015 ecotype Zavitan chromosome 4A, WEW_v2.0, whole genome shotgun sequence and contains these coding sequences:
- the LOC119285190 gene encoding splicing factor 3A subunit 2-like; its protein translation is MDREWGSKPGSGGAATSQNEAIDRRERLRRLALETIDLAKDPYFMRNHLGSYECKLCLTLHNNEGNYLAHTQGKRHQTNLAKRAAREAKDAPAQPQPNKRKLAPRKSVKIGRPGYTVTKQYDPDTKQHSFLFEIEYPEIEDNSKPRHRFMASYEQKIQSWDKRYQYLLFAAEPYEVIGFKIPSTEIDKSTDKFFSYWDPDKKSYILQLYFKPRAPEINRQPAAPGTVPNGTGGPPGAPPRPPSQPQALPPPPPNAPMGMPPRIPPPPMSGLQPPPPPPPLANGPPRSIPPPPPSGGPMANFTPGAPPPRPPMQGYPGPQQ